In Lolium rigidum isolate FL_2022 chromosome 7, APGP_CSIRO_Lrig_0.1, whole genome shotgun sequence, the DNA window GCCCTTCTATGTACAGTTTGGTTCGCTTTTCCCTCCtgcttaatgaaaaggcagtgctcttactagttgctccaaaaaaaaaaaaaaacagtcgctcttgggttgcaactgagattttctcaGTTGCATGTGGATTACAAGTTAGATTCTCACAGTTTCATGTGGGTTGCAATTGAATTTTTCTGGTTGCACATGGAGTATAAATTAGATTTTTCCAGTTACACATTTCTTAAACTTGAGATGTTTCCAGCTCCACGTGGGTTGTAATTGAGATTATTTATGTGCACGTGGGTTGCAATTGAGTTTTTTCAGTTACACGTGGGTTGCAACTAAATTTTCTTAGTTGCATGTTGGTTCAACCGGGAATTTTTTTGGTCGCATATGGGTTGCAACTAAATGTGTTGCAATTAAAACTTTTAATTTTTTTGAGGTAGCAATTAAAACTTTTACAGTTGCATGCGGGTTGCAAATGACCATTTTGCAGTTGTACTTGGGTTGCAATCGAGATTTTTCTACTTACACAATTGCTTAATTTTTCTTGTGGCTGCTTCCATGGCCTTTTAGTGCTTTATCTGTAGGCCTAGGCAATGCAATTCTATGTGCGCACCATTCAAACAGCAAAATACTCAAAAGGCCAAGGCAGCCCATCAAGAGCGAATAAGAACATCGCCACGAAAAATTGACTGCGAAGACTAAACGTGTACGTTATTTAACTTCTGACTTTAGGTGACAGAGATTTAAATAAGTCTCAGTCGCCTGAGTTTCAGCCGCGCCCTAAGATTATTGCTAACAACATATACGAAGAAAGAAGCCAATTTATACGGTGTTTCCTAGTGGTCTCCTAATGATGTTGTTTTGGCAGTTGCGGTTGGATTCTGATATTACATCGCCACTTCAGAGTGCATAGTCAATGCTCAACCAGTAGAGCTTTTCCCACAAAAATAAGCCAACAAATATGCGATCCGCGACCGCAATACAGTGGCATGATACGAGTACGGCACGGACTCTGTTCGTGGCCCCATGAACACCGTCTTGAATTGGAACCTATCGTTACTATGATCGTTTCGTATTTGGACTCTGCTGCAATCGACCGTATCCGAGACGTTTGTGTATTGGAGCTACCTAGATAGGAACATATAAATTCCAAGCCCTTGCCTCCCCTGTACTATCAAGTTCCAGAGGTTGTCAACGTGCGTAGCAGTAGAGCCACGACGATGGCTGCCGACTGGCTGAAGCTCGCCTTCGATCCCCTGGAACCCATCGCCGAGAGACCAGACGCGCCGCGCCTTCTGCTTCCAGCCCCTCAGAACGGGGCCGCTCCGCGTGTTGGATCCAAGTACGTCCTCGTCTTCCCCTTGTCGTGCGGATGGTCGATCGCCGTCGATGTCCGCGACGCCTCCTGCCACCTCAAGCACCTGCCCACGGGTGCCACGGCTGCGCTGCCCAACCTGAACACCGTCCGCAAGAGCTTCACGTCCGAGATCAAGAACCTGGGATACAAGCATGCCCCTGAATCCGATGAGAACAGTTCGTGCGAATATGATTCTTATTTTGATCAAGAACAAGAAACACCAAGGCTTGACGGTTGCACTGCTTGTGGCGATCCCGACCAAGAGTGCTCCACTGATGAAGAAGCCACTGCTACAGACGACGATGAGTGCTCCACagatcaagaagcgcctgctacACACGACGATGACTGCTCCACAGATCAAAAAGCACCGCCTTGTCTGGAGGGTTACAGCGAGGGCGGAGATTCCGACGACGAGGCGTTCGGAGATGACTGGTATCGGCGGGACAAGCTCAAGATAAAGGTCAAATATCTCTGGTACTACTTTTTCCTGGACACCTACCTCCAGTTATCGGACCGCTTCAACTTCGCCATCCATGTTCCTCCCGGTACTCCAGAAACAAGCACCGAGGGCATGGTGATCATGATGTATCACATGCTACAAGGGCGTACGGGGATGGTTTTCTGCCGACCCGGGGACCCGGCCTGGACGAGGATAGCCAACCCTAACTCACAATGTTTAAGCTTCACCGATTTCGCCTACTTCGATGGCAAGATGGTCGCCTTGGACGATAAAGGCGTTACGCTGGTGTTCGATGCCACCACGCTCCATCTCCTCTACCAGGTCGATCTGCCCCTGGATACGCCCAATGTTACCTGCAAGATTTTCGACTATGCTCTAGACGAGTTCCATTGCCTCCGCCTCGTCGCATTGCCAAGCAAGGTTCTCTTGGTCAAAATACGGGTCAAGTCGGCCAAGCCGGAGGGCTTCGACATCTTTGAGTTATCTTCCGGGTCTAGGGAAGATGGCAGCAGACAGGCCTGGCGCAAGGTGAACGGGGATGACATCAGCGGCAGCCACGAGTTGTTCCTGGATTGCTACCACGGCACCTTTAGAGACGCTCGCGACGGCAAGGGAACACGGATTTATTTTCACGATGACTTCATGGCTCCCGTCGGTAGTGGTGCGGCGTACTCCTACAACATGGAGGATGATAAGCTGGAGTGTGTTTACATGCCACCGGAGGACAACGGTTGCACATATTCAACTAGGCCTAGTTGGTATGTTCCAACTTTTGCTTGTTTTTCTCGGCACTCTATATGAGCACGTAAAGTTTCGCGATAAAGCGATATTTTTGTGGCCAgtgtaaaagaaaaaaaactatCCCCTGACATACTTTATTTTGGCACCGGATTTTGTCCTTTCCTACAAAGGCCACGCAAAAAGTTGGTGTTTCTTGAAACGGCGAAGATGGACATGTGGTACTCTTTTGGGATAGTTTTGACTTTTCAAATgtatttaaatatattttaaaataatgGAATCATACGCATCCCAGAGCCAAAACGCCCCTCTCACAAACAAGTTACATTTGTTCTCACATGTACTGAAATGAGCCGAGAGAGCAGCAGGGTAGCAGTAAAATAACTAGAGCTTGGAGCCGTTCCCTCCAATATCGACCACGAATCGGTAGCGGACGTCGTTGCACGCTAGCCGTGTCAGGGCCTCGTTGATCCTGTCAGTGGAGACAAGCTCAATGTCGCAGGTGATGTTGTGTTTCCCGCAGAGGTCCATCATCTCCTGCGTCTCCTTCATGCCTCCCGTCATGCTCCCACTCACCGTCCTCTTCCCGAAGATAAGCGGGAATGACGGAAGCTCGACCGGCTTGTCGGGGGCCGCGACTAGCACCAGCTTGCCGTTCACCTTGAGCAACTCCAGGATTGGCCCCAGCGAGTGCTGCGCCGAAACCGTGTCGATGACGTAGTCGAGGCTCCTCGCCATGGCCTGAATTGACAGCAAGAATAAATTACTAGTTCAGTGCTTAGTTCAATTTGAGTTGACTCCGTTTACTTGTGATTGCTCCGAAATCCTATCGATTTTTTATGTACTTCTATACCTGCATCTGCTTGTCATCGGTGCTGAGGACGAAGTCGTCGGCCTTGAGGTTCTCCCTGGCCTCGCGCTCTTTCGCCGGCGACGTGCTGATGACGGTGACGCGGAGCCCGAAGGCCTTGCCGAACTTGACGGCGACGTGGCCGAGCCCACCCAGCCCGACAACTCCGAGCCTCCTCCCAGCCTCGCCGAGAAGCATCCCGTGCTGCTTCATCGGGCTGTACACGGTGATCCCGGCGCACagcagcggcgcggcggcgtcgagcgGCAGGCTGTCGGGGATTTTGACGAGGAACCTCTTGTGCGCGACGAGCATGTCGGAGTAGCCGCCGTAGGTGACGCTGCCGTCCCATAAGATGCCGTTGTAGGTGAGCGTGACCTTGTCGCAGTAGTTCTCCTCGGAGCGGCGGCAGTGGTCGCAGTCGAGGCAGGACGCGGCGATGCAGCCCACACCGACGCGGTCGCCAGGCCTGAAGCCGGAGACGTTGGTGCCGACCTTGGTGACGACGCCGGTGATCTCGTGGCCGGGCACGACCGGGTACATGGTGATGCCCCAGTCGTTgttgatgaagtggaggtcggtgTGGCACATCCCGCAGTACTGCACCTTGATCGCAACGTCGTCGACGCCGGTCTCCCTGCGCATGAAGGAGAAGGGCACTACCTTGCCGGACGCGTCCATGGCCGCCCACCCGCTCACCGCCTGTGTGTGGTTTGGGGTCACCTCCATCacaaaaaattcaaaatactCTATTACTTTTGAAGCTTGGAGAGTGTGTCTTTGTATGAGCTCGATTCTTGCTGTCTTTGGTGATGGTTGTGAGTTGTGATTACAGCATCTCCTAGCCACATCTATTTGTAGAGAGCTTGACGCGGTTGTTCACTGGTCTGGTCGTGTTGAAGGTTACGGTTAAGTAGTTTACGGGAGTGGTTGTACTTGACCTCCTAATGGACTAGGACATTCACATGTGTGCGTCAAATAAACTAAACGCCCGGTCAAGTTGGAAGTGTTCacttatgttcaaaaaaaaagttggaaGTGTTCACTTTCAAGCTTGGCGATTTTATTTGTTAACATCTATTTATActttttttgttttaaaataagtgtctaaactttttctagatacggatgtatctacaaataaagtaaaaatatATATTTTAGGACAGATGCAGCATCTGtttttatttgttacttaaaccaCTGTAAGATGTTATAGAAAAAATTACTACTTCGTATCATTTTTTAGGGGAAGAAAAATTATTAACTTCTTTTACGAACGCTTGAGCGTGTAATTATTCCTAGGTTGAAAAGATTGTTAGGCTACTTCCTCCGTTCCGGTAGATACGGCTTGCGCCTATCTCTATATAGAAAATGTAATCATCATAATATAAGTTATATATTATAAAATACATATCATTATAAAGTTTTGATGCTCtattttttaatgatataattttttgttATACAATTAATATTATTGTTTTCAAATTGATAATCTAGAGATACACGGAAGCCCTATGAACTAAGATGGAGGGAGTAGCAATAATAAGACGCTCGAGCGTTAAATTAACACGCTCAAGGGATAAAAAATGGGCCTGTATTTTTCATGGAATATTACAACATGACGAGTTCAAACTTGGTCAATAAAAAATGCGGTGTTGACATGTGATTCTACCAGGTAATTTAGTTCCAGTGGAATTTACACGAAGGACTTCGTGAGCTACATGATTCAGTCGCACGCAAGAGAAACATCACAGTGGTTTCCTTGAAAAGTAGATGTAATTGTTCCACAAGTCTTCTTTTCACAAAGTTGTTCCACAACTACGAGTCGAGATGACCCCATCGATCCATGTCATTGAGAAAACAGTGTGAAATTCAGGCGAAGAAGCGTGACTAGACCAGACTCCAGACAACTACTACAAGTACAGCTCGTCTTGTCCTTCGTTTCGTTAGGTCACTATAAGTGAGAAATAAAGCTAGGAAGACCCACTTGACCCTGGCAAGGACGGCAAAATTGTGTGTGCAGAGTGCAGACCACTCTACGGCGTTGGCTCCAAGTAGTTTCAGTCGCAAATGCTCCTTCAGATATAGTACGGTGGTATGCTTGAAGTTTGTCCTCTTTATAGCATCTCTAGCCGCATTCCTAAAACGTCTTTCAAAGGTTTTTGAGATACACCGGACATATTTTCGTTCCACTCGCGCGTTCCAAAGCCTTCTTCTGCCCGGCACGGCCACAGTGGCTGGCGCCCCGAGCCCGCATCCGCTTCACAGGGGACGCTCCCGGCCcagcgagaagcgaggcggggagtgacgggcccgacgcgtcattgacaccaacgacggaagttattggcgtgtAGCGACGGTGCCATTTTCGCAGAGGTGCAGCGacacgtctcgtcgcgcctaactctccgtgccggcgttaatgagtgaCACCGCTTTGTCGCCTCCCTCTGGCCTATAAAGAGGGGcgctctcgcatcgtccctcaCAAACAAACCCTAACGCCTTTCTCCCCAACCCTGGCCGCCACCATCTTAAGAGTCCAGTGCCattccatggctggtagaggccgaGGTCGTGGCCGCGGTCGTGCTAGAGTAGCAAGACCTGCACGGTCACCGTCTTCCGAGGGGGAGTAggagttcgagttcatcgtcgtcctcaatggCGACCCACTCGGTATCCAGAGGCTACCAGACAAGTTCGCCAAGTTCATCGCTGATAATGAGTCAGCTGCGCTGCAGCTGCGGGAGGCTGGCTGCGGCTTCTGCCAGTGGCCGGTGGACGTTCTCTTCgacgggtgacataggcatcccaaatgggcctgccaaagatagtacccggggtttatcgaaggcccactacccgaagaataagaaggttcgagagcccaagatatgttaaggaaagtagaattgtaataggaagtgttgtttgtaaatctggcgggatgagttagaaaccgtcccggactctgtaacttgtacaaaacgaaaccctcggctccacctcttatataaagggggagtcgagggacgaggagatcatcgaatcattgtccgcaaaccctagttttcatattcgtcgagtacttttcggctgaaaccttcgagatctacttgccctctacttctaactaaaccctagcctacaatccataggcattgacaagttaatcccttgtcaattggcgccgtccgtgggaattagaggcgtaaggatctgatctcgatggcacgttcaagatcttcgacatcttcaactcggaagcaacactatggatcgaggtaaacagatcgctgctggtcttgttgattttgttcctcacccaccctcccgtttggatgcatatgcgtatctggcggagcccttggagatgacgttcggaaggttccactttcgcgtcgagaaggaaggatcgtatcgtgtcgaaattccaatttcgtcgggatcgtcggcggtcgattctgatttttcaagctatgcatcgtcaactgagtcagaagaagaaacttcggcaacacgttacgtaagcatcagaacaagagagaaactcgccaagatcttcggtgacacatcgtttgagtcatctcgcggactcatatataagcgatggctcaagcgatgtcgacagttacgacttcatcgacaaatccatcacagtgggcaaggtcttcatcaatctcaacaatgatgtcaccaaacccaacatagatctgagtaccaaatatcatcagattatgctatcgaaaatcaagaggaaacatcggaggctttcgacgagttgggaaatccttttgtcgatccctcagatctaaggagaggtatgggcactaaatatgtcgggcccacaccacgcgtcgagttcaacttccacagcagcttgggatagagcggcaaaagccctagatggttcggagccaatgacgacgacagccacagctcaagaaccgcaagcttatcaatataggctcgcacgaactgcccgagaaatagaaaaacagacagactgagttgaacagagaaaggaggcagcttcgcatccagcgaggagaagggcagatctaagtggacaatctagagtttcgggtgatagccacagggaggctcggaacgagaggaagatcaaggttacaacacatacccgaagcagaaagagagcacttggttcaaaacctcgacatgtcttttatgtcgatagatacaagaggaaatattatccctaaaacaccagaagctgggtatatggcgacacaagcttacatccttgcatccaggccacccccaggagatccaagggaaacattatacaacatggcgttagcaggggttggggctatggggacagcgttcgtagcaacgcctcccgaaggagcggcaaggcaaaatagtccacgacctgcggcagcaacggcggcagctcccgaaggaccaagtggagcaagagatacaggagcacaagcaagggtcgatagagcgaggcaaagcagaagggatcatcggcagtccccggagcttaatgacgaggatatgtgcggtctaccgtgcttcacgagaagagtcccaaattcggatgtaactttttcccacgatgattttgatatattacacgttttttttcgacgtcgtatgcaaaagttaatgcggttttaccatttttcaaaacttttttgcaaaaaaaatgaaaactcaaatttgttaattttccctaatagtaggatgCATaatatacaagaatctgaaaagattttattttttgaattttctatcattttcttttatattttacagtgttaaaaaaggcgatccacgggggggggtggaggtgcatggggaggtaaaaaccctttagtcccccttcgtattactgaaccggactaaagggtagactcttagtcccggttggtaatatgaaccgggactaaagacttttggcccatagaccaccctttagtcccggttcgtaatacgaaggggactaaagggtccaaatgaaccgggactaaagggttttcatgatgaaccgggaccaatgccccccattggtcccggtttggttcaaaacggggactaaagggtgggacgaaaggcctcttttccactagtgcGCCGCGTTGCAGCAGCGAGCTTCCTCGCCTTGGACTCCTCCGTGTCGCGGACGGTGAGGCCGTATCCCGGGCGGGAGGATGAGCGGTTGTTGTCGAAGGCGCCGGGCACGAAGGCAGGGACACAGCCGGTGGGGACGGTGGAGGGCCTGCGCGAGTTGGCAAGGGGCGCGAtgacggcggcgggtggggtgAGGGGTTGGGAGGGGTCGAACGTGGTGATGAATTGCGGGGCGGGGCTGGGTTgtggggaggcggcggagaaggcggAGGGGCCAGCGGTGTGGCTGGGTGGCGTGAGTTTGGATGGGATGGAGAAGGAGAGCTTCGTCCTCTTCTCTTCCATGGCGGGCAGGCAGCGGCGACGGCGATCCGTGGGGCGCGATCGATCGGGGTTCAGGTATAGGAACTTGGGTTGGGCTGGGGTGGCCTGTTGTCAATTAGTAGGAGTGATCGAGGACCGGACCCTGAGCCATGTCGGTCCATCTCCATATCTCGTTCTATGCGAAATTGATCCGTCTTCTAATCGGACTGGCTCTCTCCTTTACTCCAGTCGAGGAAGACACCTCGTGTCCATGACTCCATGTCCATGTCCAAGATGAACTCCCGATCGATCGACGGGTTCGTCTAGGAGTTGGAGTATATACAGCAGTTAGGCACGAATCGCCACACATTGCAATACTCAGCTCGATCGGGCGGATCGGAGTTCAAACATCCTCGATTGATCGTCGACGCCAAACCAAACATGTCGCCGCCGACGCCGTATGTTGCCCAGCACGTCCCTCCTCTCGATCGCTTTTGTTTCTAGATGATGGTATTCCATCCTAGCTAGTTGGATTGGACTGCGGGCCGAGGGATTGATTTGatccttctttttctttgttgtgGATTGGATCCTTCTTGGGAACGGAGGGTTTCTACTGAAACAAGAATTAGAAATTCTTCAGCTATATATCAACATATACCTATAAAATTTGGTTTTGCTAATTCTCGATCGAATGAGAATTAAGTTACTAGAGCTCATTCGATTCAAGGACTGTTAGACTCGTGCTGTGATTTGTGTACGTGTGGCCTCTGAATACATTTAAGTTACACTATGGATGCAATTGAGTTTATTCTCGTTGCTCGCAAGTTGCAACTGAGCTTTTCTCTTTAAATTCGACTGATGTCATTAATTCTTATTTAAATTAGAGTTAGGCGGACCCTCATAAAATTAGCCTATCTTGAATTAGGGCAGGCTAAAAAGTTAGAGTAAGCCGATTCCGAGAACCAAGGAAAATCATATATAACACTCTATTTCTAAATGCCATGAAATTGGGCTGTACGCATTTCAGTCACGTCGCAAGTTGGCATTGAATGATTTATGATCTTCAAAAGTATTTGTAAAAAGAAGAAAATTATTTTTTAGTTGTGTTTATCCCACCAGTCTTGGTAATATTAATTGATTATTCCTATATATCCTAAGGTAAATTGTTATTATGCTCATCAAGCTGTGTGCTCCATTTCAGTTGTGGGAACGAGTCTATCTCATCATCGGCCAACCCTGACCGTCTTGACATCATGAACGATTGCCTCGCCTCGCCAGCCATTCTGATGTTTGACCGATGGGATTGGGGAATCATGTTTTACATCAGAGTTGATCTTGATGGATATTACCATGTGTATCCACATGTGGGCGGGCCATTTCAAACCTTAGACGAGGTTCGCTCTGCTATCAATTGCGACCTTCAACACCGCCAATATCCAAAATTGTACACATTCTTTTGactcttttctatatattttttcGCATTCTATTTTTGTGCACACTTGCAATATGTTATGTTTAAACAGGTATCTGTAATCGCACTCTTCTATGATGTAGGGCACTTAAGATAATTAATACAATTCTTTGAAACATGAACCAATGAAATGAGTCCAAAAAATCAAACTATAGAACTAAGACCAATCCTGCATTGATATATTTGGATTCATGTTGTACTACCACCTCAGGGTTTAGGAAGCATTTATAAATTAGCTTTTATCCTATCATAGCTACATAACTCTATTTCTTCATATTCTAAATGATGGTGGAAGTGTTTAACCATGTATTGAGAAGTCATAGGCTTATAAACCATATGTTTACCATGAGCTCTGTTAGGGATAACTTGATAGCCTTTTGATGTATTTAACAACCTTGGAAACACAATAGCTCACTCACCCTATGTTGGACTAATAACAGTAATTAAAATAATAACGTACTTAGTATCACTTTGTTttcccggaaattcaattcggcttccgggtgcgtatgatccctctaccaaaaaatcatgttTCGAagtgtcaattttttttgacaaaactGACAAAGTAAGATCTACTAACCATGTCAAATGCTCGAATTGGAACTAGCTATACGCGTCAGGCTGATGATTCTCAAGTGGATTATGTTGTACGACAATGTCTTTACTGACCTGATGGCACAAGGAAGAAGCGTTTTAACGTTGACGAAAGACGTGACCGGAGGCGCTTGTTGGTTCAAGCTTTGGTGGACAAATATAATGATTATATTGCGGTTGGCTCTCTAGTCCTGATACCAAACTCACACATGTAACTGTTAAATAATTACTTTTCATAACTTTAGGATCTTGCATATGAACTACAAGATGTTGTGCACTACGAATCAGTTCGTGTGTGTGATGCTTATATGATTACCTATCATATCAACTTCACTGCAAAGATGAAAGGAACTGAAGATTTTGACTACGGCAGGGAGTTGTTCTTTGCTGAAGTTACCTGTGACTGTAAGACAGGAGAACACAAATTGGTGGTCAGTTGTTTCTGCAAGGTTAAACCTACTGATAACGGTATTATACACTCtttaccatgtttgtttgcccatGGGTCATCTGATCTATTATCCTCGTCTTTATGCATGTTTTCAAGAGATCTATGCACAATCGTGTTAAATATCCGCATAATACATTCTTTACAGTAAATTATTCACCTAGTGTTATGTGTTTGTGCCTCACTAGTTATTTCGCAATCCAATGGCAATCCCGCCCCTCACATTTTTTACATATAAATAAAGGTAGATGCTATGGTTGTAAAGTGAAGCACCCCAACACAGATGCATACTTACGTGGTCAAGCTGACTCGTGTTCTCCGTTTGGTGCATCTAATATGGTCCGTGAAGACTGTGAGGAAGACGTAAGTATGATGATTTATTTCATGTATCTTGATTTCCAAGCTAATGTTTTGTTCGCCTTATGTTATTCACTATTAATTTCATTCCTTTTACAGCCGGTAGCCGAGGAGAAGAGGTTAAGAGTTCTCTACAAGTACATGGTAATTTCATTTTTTTGCAGGATAGCATCATTTGTAGTAATAACATGATGTTTGGTTACTTGATTGATGATTCCTTGTGTATTCTTTTTTCCTTAGGATGAACCAGGATATATGGAGGAAATGAGAGCAACCATGAATTGTACTTTTCAGGCTTCCGGCGTGGTAGTTACCAAACAAATCTAACAACCAAAGTTGAAGACTGACAAATATGTATATTTCTAGTGTTAAACTTCACATGTTGCAGACCAATGTATGCTAAGGTACCAAGCAAAGAACATCTGGTTGTGAGATGGACCTAATTTTAATACCTTTTTTGAATAAATTGTTCCTAACTAGCACCTGTGTTGTCTTCATAAGTATTATATACTGTAGTTTCTTGTCCTACAAAAGTCTGTTTACAATAGCGAGGGCATGATTGGAAGCAATCTGTCAAGTTTGAAACATAAGAGGGTCACGATGAGTAACGGCTAGATGAGAAATAAATATACACTTACTCCATCAGGGTGTGATTAGAAAATGATTCCACATGAATACCTGATACAAAACCTGATGCTCATGTTGGATCAAATACCATATGAGTTACCAGTCTCGTTTTTAAGAAAACCAACACAGTGCTCCTGAAGAATACATTTAGTTAATGTGGAGCCAACATTTTTTTAGAAAAGCATTCCATCGGTATCTACCTCACTACTGTTAGCACAACAAAAACACGATGGCATTCAAATCATGCAATGCGATAATCGTCCTAATCTAGAAAGGAAGATTCAGATAACATTGGCATTCAAATCACGCAATCAGATAACCATCAATACAGACACAAACAAGAGTGATGGAAAACTGTGTTGATTCAGTACACAAAGCCACATTCTCATTTTCTGAAATCTGCACTGTCACCTTGATCTTCAGGCCAGGACGGTCGATGACTTCAAGCATATTGTAAAGTACATCGATCCAGATCAGATTCAGAGGTCTCAAGAGCGAGTCCTTGCAAAGTATTTTCGAGTTGTGTAAAAGCTTGATCATGGTCTTCTGAATGTGCTACATGCCTTGCCAAAACTTTGTCCTTAAACAAAATTTCACTGTATAATGATCATACGCTCCGAAGAGCAGCAGAAATAAACACATTTCATTGCATAATTTGTGTCTCTTTTTTTCTTTACTACAGAAGACTAGAAATTTAAATATCTcttaagatttgcaagaactataaCTATCTACCAATGAGAGCGTATATTAGATAAAGTTTGCTTTTGATCCGTGTCTG includes these proteins:
- the LOC124678195 gene encoding probable cinnamyl alcohol dehydrogenase 6; the encoded protein is MEVTPNHTQAVSGWAAMDASGKVVPFSFMRRETGVDDVAIKVQYCGMCHTDLHFINNDWGITMYPVVPGHEITGVVTKVGTNVSGFRPGDRVGVGCIAASCLDCDHCRRSEENYCDKVTLTYNGILWDGSVTYGGYSDMLVAHKRFLVKIPDSLPLDAAAPLLCAGITVYSPMKQHGMLLGEAGRRLGVVGLGGLGHVAVKFGKAFGLRVTVISTSPAKEREARENLKADDFVLSTDDKQMQAMARSLDYVIDTVSAQHSLGPILELLKVNGKLVLVAAPDKPVELPSFPLIFGKRTVSGSMTGGMKETQEMMDLCGKHNITCDIELVSTDRINEALTRLACNDVRYRFVVDIGGNGSKL